In a genomic window of Primulina huaijiensis isolate GDHJ02 chromosome 10, ASM1229523v2, whole genome shotgun sequence:
- the LOC140986526 gene encoding MADS-box protein SOC1-like isoform X1 translates to MVRGKTQMRRIENATSRQVTFSKRRNGLLKKAFELSVLCDAEVALVIFSPRGKLYEYASSSMKESIARYRMHTEDAQAKIPIDEQNIQQLKHETAALMTKIELLEASKRKLLGENLGTCNIEELQQLERLLEHSVSNIRTKKIQVYKRQMDQLKEKGKGLAAENAVLTEKCKFEAERGTNEDRANVRCAGISEVYDHVETDLFIGLPDARIRCLLLKR, encoded by the exons ATGGTGAGAGGGAAGACTCAGATGAGGCGAATAGAGAACGCGACGAGCAGGCAAGTCACCTTCTCCAAGAGAAGAAATGGCCTTCTCAAAAAAGCATTCGAGCTTTCTGTCCTGTGTGATGCTGAGGTTGCACTTGTCATCTTTTCCCCAAGAGGAAAACTCTATGAATACGCCAGTTCAAG CATGAAGGAGTCGATAGCGCGATATCGAATGCATACTGAAGATGCTCAAGCTAAGATCCCTATAGACGAACAAAATATACAG cagttAAAGCATGAAACAGCAGCTCTGATGACAAAGATCGAGCTGCTTGAAGCTTCGAAACG GAAGCTACTTGGTGAAAATTTGGGAACATGCAACATTGAAGAACTGCAACAGCTGGAACGACTGTTGGAGCATAGCGTAAGCAACATCCGAACAAAGAAG ATACAAGTGTACAAGCGGCAGATGGATCAACTGAAAGAAAAG GGAAAAGGCCTAGCTGCTGAAAATGCTGTTCTGACTGAGAAG TGTAAATTCGAAGCAGAACGAGGAACAAACGAAGATAGAGCTAATGTACGGTGCGCAGGTATTAGTGAAGTTTATGATCATGTGGAGACTGATTTGTTCATTGGATTGCCTGACGCGAGAATCAGGTGCCTTCTGCTTAAGAGAtga
- the LOC140986526 gene encoding MADS-box protein SOC1-like isoform X2 produces the protein MVRGKTQMRRIENATSRQVTFSKRRNGLLKKAFELSVLCDAEVALVIFSPRGKLYEYASSSMKESIARYRMHTEDAQAKIPIDEQNIQLKHETAALMTKIELLEASKRKLLGENLGTCNIEELQQLERLLEHSVSNIRTKKIQVYKRQMDQLKEKGKGLAAENAVLTEKCKFEAERGTNEDRANVRCAGISEVYDHVETDLFIGLPDARIRCLLLKR, from the exons ATGGTGAGAGGGAAGACTCAGATGAGGCGAATAGAGAACGCGACGAGCAGGCAAGTCACCTTCTCCAAGAGAAGAAATGGCCTTCTCAAAAAAGCATTCGAGCTTTCTGTCCTGTGTGATGCTGAGGTTGCACTTGTCATCTTTTCCCCAAGAGGAAAACTCTATGAATACGCCAGTTCAAG CATGAAGGAGTCGATAGCGCGATATCGAATGCATACTGAAGATGCTCAAGCTAAGATCCCTATAGACGAACAAAATATACAG ttAAAGCATGAAACAGCAGCTCTGATGACAAAGATCGAGCTGCTTGAAGCTTCGAAACG GAAGCTACTTGGTGAAAATTTGGGAACATGCAACATTGAAGAACTGCAACAGCTGGAACGACTGTTGGAGCATAGCGTAAGCAACATCCGAACAAAGAAG ATACAAGTGTACAAGCGGCAGATGGATCAACTGAAAGAAAAG GGAAAAGGCCTAGCTGCTGAAAATGCTGTTCTGACTGAGAAG TGTAAATTCGAAGCAGAACGAGGAACAAACGAAGATAGAGCTAATGTACGGTGCGCAGGTATTAGTGAAGTTTATGATCATGTGGAGACTGATTTGTTCATTGGATTGCCTGACGCGAGAATCAGGTGCCTTCTGCTTAAGAGAtga
- the LOC140985908 gene encoding uncharacterized protein, producing the protein MFTKIKTCTTAKEIWEKLTQLCKGNDQTKENKLTVAIQKFDNAKMKPGETIVELDERFSSIIIELTSLGKKYSNREIALKVMRALPREWDVKTIAMRESKDLNKLELHDLFADLKAYEFELAIRTEEDLSTS; encoded by the coding sequence ATGTTCACTAAAATCAAGACCTGCACTACTGCGAAGGAAATATGGGAAAAACTTACTCAACTATGCAAAGGCAATGATCAGACTAAGGAAAACAAGTTGACAGTGGCTATCCAGAAGTTTGACAATGCAAAGATGAAGCCAGGAGAAACTATTGTAGAATTGGACGAACGGTTCAGCAGTATCATCATCGAACTCACCTCACTCGGAAAAAAATATTCCAACAGAGAAATTGCGTTGAAGGTTATGCGAGCTCTTCCCAGAGAATGGGATGTAAAGACTATAGCAATGCGAGAATCAAAAGATCTGAACAAACTGGAACTTCATGATCTCTTCGCCGACCTTAAAGCATATGAGTTCGAGCTAGCAATACGAACTGAAGAGGATCTATCCACATCGTAA